Proteins encoded together in one Prunus dulcis chromosome 3, ALMONDv2, whole genome shotgun sequence window:
- the LOC117622342 gene encoding uncharacterized protein LOC117622342, with the protein METSASPPPPTTKPKLRIMCSYGGHIVPNPRSKSLCYIGGDTRILSIDPTTASTLSSLTSHLAATLSLPAPLFLKYQLPRHDLLSLVSLSTDDDLLIFLDELRRLSNSAPRIRLFVFFDKTHHQCKAIQHPKTESWFIDALESAKIVMQKGMRSNGLVGFEAKSQSQSECLSGGGSRKFLSCGVGGGGSVAAESIVLETSSSFGSTSSSASLSSLPSVRARDEDVMAGTLLENKVKVATGESIAREHSVGVGNGISLSQTDAVINVASMDNRVSYNYAESDIKLSDPNFSGIQVQKTVQASGYYPVTPQLDQLQQPKLQFVQVGTHYIPQNPVGMLPVSSYYPTYHPQLQHLHYQPNQPYPIYILPAAPAQPYNLPMHGSSYPIAHGHPPLYPNASCIPPQATQNEPIKAGVSSDFASRVYRPVHSEMPHHGGVPLIHVPYDGNQQQPSGVSEMQHETVAIASRESPKYSNQPDNDPARDLIYKSQPSAPSLAYQSMTKDTIHLSEALTQFHIDNRKQQTGNLDSQ; encoded by the exons ATGGAGACTTCAGCATCGCCTCCGCCACCAACCACCAAACCAAAGCTTCGCATTATGTGCAGCTATGGCGGCCACATAGTCCCCAATCCACGCTCCAAGTCCCTCTGCTACATTGGCGGCGACACTCGCATACTCTCAATCGACCCAACCACCGCCTcaactctctcttctctcacaTCCCACCTCGCagccactctctctctccccgcaCCTCTGTTTCTCAAGTACCAACTTCCCCGCCACGACCTCCTCTCCTTAGTCTCTCTCTCCACCGACGACGACCTTCTCATCTTCCTCGACGAGCTTCGCCGCCTCTCCAATTCCGCCCCTCGGATCAgattgtttgtgtttttcgaCAAGACCCATCATCAGTGTAAGGCCATTCAGCACCCAAAGACTGAGTCTTGGTTCATTGATGCGCTGGAGAGTGCTAAGATTGTGATGCAGAAGGGGATGAGGAGTAATGggttggtgggttttgaggcCAAGAGTCAGAGTCAGAGTGAGTGTTTGAGTGGTGGTGGTAGCAGGAAATTTTTGAGCTGTggggttggtggtggtgggtctGTGGCTGCAGAGTCCATTGTGTTGGAGACTAGCTCGTCTTTTGGGTCTACTTCATCTTCAGCTTCTTTGTCTAGTTTGCCCTCTGTTAGAGCTCGAGATGAGGATGTTATGgctggtacattgctggaaaATAAGGTCAAAGTGGCTACTGGGGAGTCCATTGCACG TGAACATAGTGTTGGAGTTGGAAATGGCATTTCTCTTTCACAGACTGACGCAGTGATTAATGTTGCTTCAATGGATAACAGGGTTTCTTATAACTATGCTGAATCAGATATTAAACTTAGTGATCCTAATTTTTCTGGGATCCAGGTCCAGAAAACAGTTCAGGCGTCTGGATATTATCCAGTGACTCCACAACTGGATCAGCTTCAGCAACCGAAGCTACAATTCGTTCAAGTAGGTACCCATTACATACCCCAGAATCCTGTTGGGATGTTGCCAGTTTCATCATATTACCCAACGTACCATCCGCAGCTGCAACACTTACACTATCAGCCCAATCAGCCGTACCCGATATACATCTTGCCTGCTGCACCAGCACAACCTTACAATTTGCCAATGCACGGGAGCTCATACCCTATAGCTCATGGTCATCCCCCGTTGTATCCAAATGCTTCCTGTATCCCTCCCCAAGCAACTCAGAACGAACCTATTAAAGCTGGTGTTTCATCTGATTTTGCTTCACGAGTGTACAGACCAGTCCATTCAGAAATGCCACATCATGGAGGAGTGCCACTTATCCATGTTCCATATGATGGAAATCAGCAACAACCATCAGGTGTTTCTGAAATGCAGCATGAAACTGTTGCTATTGCTTCCAGGGAATCTCCTAAATACAGTAATCAGCCTGATAATGACCCTGCACGTGACCTGATATACAAATCTCAGCCTTCAGCACCGTCATTGGCTTACCAAAGCATGACCAAAGATACAATACATTTATCGGAAGCCTTGACTCAGTTTCATATAGACAACCGTAAACAACAGACTGGGAACTTGGACTCACAATAG
- the LOC117621493 gene encoding lipid phosphate phosphatase 2-like isoform X2, protein MPLWDLGSLSRLKNFSGLFQDVSSKKPEISAVNSDSFTPIDLPLIGHREDENKMQEVQLGSHTVRSHGMTVARTHMHDWVILMLLGLIVVILNVIHPFYRFVGKDMMTDLKYPLKINTVPVWAIPMYAVALPIAIFFIVYFRRRDVYDLHHAILGLLFSVLITGVITDAIKDAVGRPRPDFFWRCFPDGKDVYDQLGNVVCHGKKSVIKEGHKSFPSGHTSWSFSGLGFLSLYLSGKIKVFDRKGHVAKLCIVFLPLLFASLVGVSRVDDYWHHWQDVFAGGLLGWGPYAYFQVLEESRSVTQAATIVNGSNVQVTEAWVENQEDETSIHGCMGLSLAHNSGSALEELESGRR, encoded by the exons ATGCCTTTGTGGGATTTGGGATCGCTTTCTCGTCTTAAAAACTTCAGTGGCCTCTTTCAG GATGTGTCAAGCAAGAAGCCGGAGATTTCTGCTGTTAATAGTGATTCATTTACACCCATTGACCTTCCATTGATAGGACACAGGGAGGATGag AATAAAATGCAGGAAGTTCAGCTTGGTTCGCATACTGTAAGGTCCCATGGGATGACAGTTGCAAGGACCCACATGCATGATTGGGTGATACTAATGCTTCTTGGGTTGATAGTTGTCATCCTGAATGTGATTCATCCCTTTTATCGCTTTGTTGGAAAAGATATGATGACTGATCTTAAATATCCCTTGAAAATTAACACAGTGCCTGTTTGGGCCATTCCT ATGTATGCAGTTGCACTGCCCAtagcaatttttttcattgtctATTTTCGTAGGAGAGATGTCTATGACCTTCACCATGCCATACTAG GTCTCTTATTCTCTGTTCTGATAACTGGGGTTATTACAGATGCTATAAAAGATGCAGTTGGTCGACCCCGGCCAGACTTCTTTTGGCGCTGTTTTCCAGATGGAAAGGAT GTGTACGATCAATTGGGAAATGTTGTATGCCATGGTAAGAAGAGTGTCATAAAGGAGGGGCACAAGAGTTTTCCAAGTGGCCATACTTCGT GGTCCTTTTCTGGTCTAGGATTTCTCTCACTGTATTTGTcgggaaaaataaaagtatttgaCCGCAAAGGCCATGTCGCAAAGCTATGCattgtttttcttcctctaCTTTTTGCATCACTAGTCGGCGTTTCTCGTGTAGATGACTACTGGCACCACTGGCAGGACGTGTTTGCTGGAGGTCTCCTAG GTTGGGGCCCTTATGCTTACTTCCAGGTGTTGGAGGAGTCACGTTCGGTGACACAAGCAGCCACTATAGTAAATGGGTCCAATGTGCAGGTCACAGAGGCTTGGGTTGAAAATCAAGAAGACGAAACTAGCATCCATGGATGCATGGGGTTATCATTAGCACATAATTCTGGTTCAGCATTGGAAGAACTGGAATCTGGGAGGAGATAG
- the LOC117621493 gene encoding lipid phosphate phosphatase 2-like isoform X1: MPLWDLGSLSRLKNFSGLFQDVSSKKPEISAVNSDSFTPIDLPLIGHREDENKMQEVQLGSHTVRSHGMTVARTHMHDWVILMLLGLIVVILNVIHPFYRFVGKDMMTDLKYPLKINTVPVWAIPMYAVALPIAIFFIVYFRRRDVYDLHHAILGLLFSVLITGVITDAIKDAVGRPRPDFFWRCFPDGKDVYDQLGNVVCHGKKSVIKEGHKSFPSGHTSWSFSGLGFLSLYLSGKIKVFDRKGHVAKLCIVFLPLLFASLVGVSRVDDYWHHWQDVFAGGLLGFIVATFCYLQFFPPPYHAQGWGPYAYFQVLEESRSVTQAATIVNGSNVQVTEAWVENQEDETSIHGCMGLSLAHNSGSALEELESGRR, encoded by the exons ATGCCTTTGTGGGATTTGGGATCGCTTTCTCGTCTTAAAAACTTCAGTGGCCTCTTTCAG GATGTGTCAAGCAAGAAGCCGGAGATTTCTGCTGTTAATAGTGATTCATTTACACCCATTGACCTTCCATTGATAGGACACAGGGAGGATGag AATAAAATGCAGGAAGTTCAGCTTGGTTCGCATACTGTAAGGTCCCATGGGATGACAGTTGCAAGGACCCACATGCATGATTGGGTGATACTAATGCTTCTTGGGTTGATAGTTGTCATCCTGAATGTGATTCATCCCTTTTATCGCTTTGTTGGAAAAGATATGATGACTGATCTTAAATATCCCTTGAAAATTAACACAGTGCCTGTTTGGGCCATTCCT ATGTATGCAGTTGCACTGCCCAtagcaatttttttcattgtctATTTTCGTAGGAGAGATGTCTATGACCTTCACCATGCCATACTAG GTCTCTTATTCTCTGTTCTGATAACTGGGGTTATTACAGATGCTATAAAAGATGCAGTTGGTCGACCCCGGCCAGACTTCTTTTGGCGCTGTTTTCCAGATGGAAAGGAT GTGTACGATCAATTGGGAAATGTTGTATGCCATGGTAAGAAGAGTGTCATAAAGGAGGGGCACAAGAGTTTTCCAAGTGGCCATACTTCGT GGTCCTTTTCTGGTCTAGGATTTCTCTCACTGTATTTGTcgggaaaaataaaagtatttgaCCGCAAAGGCCATGTCGCAAAGCTATGCattgtttttcttcctctaCTTTTTGCATCACTAGTCGGCGTTTCTCGTGTAGATGACTACTGGCACCACTGGCAGGACGTGTTTGCTGGAGGTCTCCTAG GATTTATAGTTGCTACATTTTGCTATCTGCAGTTCTTTCCACCCCCATATCATGCTCAAG GTTGGGGCCCTTATGCTTACTTCCAGGTGTTGGAGGAGTCACGTTCGGTGACACAAGCAGCCACTATAGTAAATGGGTCCAATGTGCAGGTCACAGAGGCTTGGGTTGAAAATCAAGAAGACGAAACTAGCATCCATGGATGCATGGGGTTATCATTAGCACATAATTCTGGTTCAGCATTGGAAGAACTGGAATCTGGGAGGAGATAG
- the LOC117621493 gene encoding lipid phosphate phosphatase 2-like isoform X3 has product MPLWDLGSLSRLKNFSGLFQNKMQEVQLGSHTVRSHGMTVARTHMHDWVILMLLGLIVVILNVIHPFYRFVGKDMMTDLKYPLKINTVPVWAIPMYAVALPIAIFFIVYFRRRDVYDLHHAILGLLFSVLITGVITDAIKDAVGRPRPDFFWRCFPDGKDVYDQLGNVVCHGKKSVIKEGHKSFPSGHTSWSFSGLGFLSLYLSGKIKVFDRKGHVAKLCIVFLPLLFASLVGVSRVDDYWHHWQDVFAGGLLGFIVATFCYLQFFPPPYHAQGWGPYAYFQVLEESRSVTQAATIVNGSNVQVTEAWVENQEDETSIHGCMGLSLAHNSGSALEELESGRR; this is encoded by the exons ATGCCTTTGTGGGATTTGGGATCGCTTTCTCGTCTTAAAAACTTCAGTGGCCTCTTTCAG AATAAAATGCAGGAAGTTCAGCTTGGTTCGCATACTGTAAGGTCCCATGGGATGACAGTTGCAAGGACCCACATGCATGATTGGGTGATACTAATGCTTCTTGGGTTGATAGTTGTCATCCTGAATGTGATTCATCCCTTTTATCGCTTTGTTGGAAAAGATATGATGACTGATCTTAAATATCCCTTGAAAATTAACACAGTGCCTGTTTGGGCCATTCCT ATGTATGCAGTTGCACTGCCCAtagcaatttttttcattgtctATTTTCGTAGGAGAGATGTCTATGACCTTCACCATGCCATACTAG GTCTCTTATTCTCTGTTCTGATAACTGGGGTTATTACAGATGCTATAAAAGATGCAGTTGGTCGACCCCGGCCAGACTTCTTTTGGCGCTGTTTTCCAGATGGAAAGGAT GTGTACGATCAATTGGGAAATGTTGTATGCCATGGTAAGAAGAGTGTCATAAAGGAGGGGCACAAGAGTTTTCCAAGTGGCCATACTTCGT GGTCCTTTTCTGGTCTAGGATTTCTCTCACTGTATTTGTcgggaaaaataaaagtatttgaCCGCAAAGGCCATGTCGCAAAGCTATGCattgtttttcttcctctaCTTTTTGCATCACTAGTCGGCGTTTCTCGTGTAGATGACTACTGGCACCACTGGCAGGACGTGTTTGCTGGAGGTCTCCTAG GATTTATAGTTGCTACATTTTGCTATCTGCAGTTCTTTCCACCCCCATATCATGCTCAAG GTTGGGGCCCTTATGCTTACTTCCAGGTGTTGGAGGAGTCACGTTCGGTGACACAAGCAGCCACTATAGTAAATGGGTCCAATGTGCAGGTCACAGAGGCTTGGGTTGAAAATCAAGAAGACGAAACTAGCATCCATGGATGCATGGGGTTATCATTAGCACATAATTCTGGTTCAGCATTGGAAGAACTGGAATCTGGGAGGAGATAG
- the LOC117621493 gene encoding putative lipid phosphate phosphatase 3, chloroplastic isoform X4 has translation MPLWDLGSLSRLKNFSGLFQDVSSKKPEISAVNSDSFTPIDLPLIGHREDENKMQEVQLGSHTVRSHGMTVARTHMHDWVILMLLGLIVVILNVIHPFYRFVGKDMMTDLKYPLKINTVPVWAIPVYDQLGNVVCHGKKSVIKEGHKSFPSGHTSWSFSGLGFLSLYLSGKIKVFDRKGHVAKLCIVFLPLLFASLVGVSRVDDYWHHWQDVFAGGLLGFIVATFCYLQFFPPPYHAQGWGPYAYFQVLEESRSVTQAATIVNGSNVQVTEAWVENQEDETSIHGCMGLSLAHNSGSALEELESGRR, from the exons ATGCCTTTGTGGGATTTGGGATCGCTTTCTCGTCTTAAAAACTTCAGTGGCCTCTTTCAG GATGTGTCAAGCAAGAAGCCGGAGATTTCTGCTGTTAATAGTGATTCATTTACACCCATTGACCTTCCATTGATAGGACACAGGGAGGATGag AATAAAATGCAGGAAGTTCAGCTTGGTTCGCATACTGTAAGGTCCCATGGGATGACAGTTGCAAGGACCCACATGCATGATTGGGTGATACTAATGCTTCTTGGGTTGATAGTTGTCATCCTGAATGTGATTCATCCCTTTTATCGCTTTGTTGGAAAAGATATGATGACTGATCTTAAATATCCCTTGAAAATTAACACAGTGCCTGTTTGGGCCATTCCT GTGTACGATCAATTGGGAAATGTTGTATGCCATGGTAAGAAGAGTGTCATAAAGGAGGGGCACAAGAGTTTTCCAAGTGGCCATACTTCGT GGTCCTTTTCTGGTCTAGGATTTCTCTCACTGTATTTGTcgggaaaaataaaagtatttgaCCGCAAAGGCCATGTCGCAAAGCTATGCattgtttttcttcctctaCTTTTTGCATCACTAGTCGGCGTTTCTCGTGTAGATGACTACTGGCACCACTGGCAGGACGTGTTTGCTGGAGGTCTCCTAG GATTTATAGTTGCTACATTTTGCTATCTGCAGTTCTTTCCACCCCCATATCATGCTCAAG GTTGGGGCCCTTATGCTTACTTCCAGGTGTTGGAGGAGTCACGTTCGGTGACACAAGCAGCCACTATAGTAAATGGGTCCAATGTGCAGGTCACAGAGGCTTGGGTTGAAAATCAAGAAGACGAAACTAGCATCCATGGATGCATGGGGTTATCATTAGCACATAATTCTGGTTCAGCATTGGAAGAACTGGAATCTGGGAGGAGATAG